In Xiphophorus hellerii strain 12219 chromosome 8, Xiphophorus_hellerii-4.1, whole genome shotgun sequence, the genomic window ATCCTCAGAGGCTGGGTTACACGTAGATCTGATACGGACACATCATTCTACAAtcgagaaaatgttttaaacagtCATCCTGGTTGGTGATAGTTTATCAGGCatcaaaaactattttctgaatgtccaatgttttctttcagactCTCAATGTACAACTTTACAAGATGGCAATGAACAGATAAGGTTTAAGGAAAGCTTTTTCTTAATGTCgtaaatgaaactttttctggCATGCTGAACTGTTTCCATGATCACTGTtgatacaaaacaaaatcagatgTGATGGAATCTGTTACTGCTGCATGACTGCTTGCACCTCTGCAAACCGATTTCCTCGTGTGAATGTACCAAAGGAAAGCACCATGTTCTGCACGCCAGGGTCTCAACAATCAGGAGTCAACAAGAAGTCCCGTTCTGTTCCGCAGGTCCAAGCGACATCCATATTCATTGGCTAATAAATGGGTACAGTGTGGACACCCCAGTAATGGAGTACCGAAGGCCACTGGGCCAGAGGGAGGTGCTGGTGAGCAGCTGGCTTAGAGGGGGGCCGCTGATCAAGGAAGCCCGTTATCGCTGTGTTGCTGAAGCCAGCACAGGAAGTGACACATCTGACATTGACCTCCATCTCACTACCGGAGGTATTATGGTTGTGTAGATTTGAGTAAAAACGTTAAACTGCTGTGAAGTGGTCGTGTATAAGGGATTTGCCCTGGTTGGTTGTGAGTATTGCCACTGATGGGGCGACGGGTGATGTTTAAATCTATGAAGGATGTTGTTGTTTGACAGATGAAAACATTCCATCCAGGGATCTGAACCAATGGAGAGGTGCGCTTACAGAGCATGAGCAGCTGCTGAAAAGATGGGAAAAAGCCTGGGTAGGTCACACAGTGGGGTCGTTTTCATCTCATATTCTTCAAAAGCCTCTTTGTCTAAATGTTTCACTTCATTAGAACCAGTATATCGAgatgaaaatcttttttattccaGTATCATGATTTGAGGATTTTTCTTctggtggaaaaaataaacccaagaaaaatatttggctttCACTTCTCACCATTGGCACAATTGCTGGTACAattgaaaaatacatctttaaagtaaatttaaCCGATAAGTTTTTTTAAGTTGACATCTCAGTGTGACCAAGTCTCAATAATAGCTGTTGTCTTTTACTTATGGTGGAGATTCAAACAACGTTATGAGTATTGTCACTGATAGGGCAATActttgatgaaaaatatgatAGTTGTTTGTCTctaatggtaaaaaaataaataaaataagtacaaATGTAAGAAAGCAACAGTCTCAATAAATCAGACTATGAAGAACCACATTACAAAATATCCTtatcaattttatttcaaattgttttaacCACATCAATACTTCTAATTGGATTAAATGCAAGTCTACCATGATTGtcttttgaggtttttaaaaataaaatgtgatgacCAATTCATAGCTTAGATTTTAGAGGAGAAccatctacttttttttttatagattgtATCCTTTTATGGCCATTAAGCACAGAATCCACAGAAATCCTTGCCTTGcattttttagttatttattttttcacttctttGCTTCTTTATAATCTCTGCTCTTTCCTCTACAGGAAAGTTGTGATGGCCACACAACTGGGTGAGCACGTGTTCATTCTGGTTGTGGACTGGCCTCTCAGTCCAGCTGGACCACTCCTCTGACACTGAACATTTCACAAACACaagtaaaatgtttcagtgtcaCCACTTACATGAGAGTTTGATGGACCATGACATGAAGAATTCACAGCTCTCACATGGCTGCTGTGATGGTTTTTGGACTCCCTCCAAACTGGAAGGATTGGAGTCAGCCCACTGACTCCTTCAGTCTAAGAAAGCTTGTACTGGATTTGTTGCTGTATTCACAGTATAAGACTGCCATTTTGAAGTAGTGCTTGTGGGGAAACGGCAAATGTCTTTGTGAAGTTTATCAGATTCTGTGGGTCAGTGTCTCTGTTAAACCCAGTTATAGTGTGATGATATTCAAAGTTTTGCCTCTTAACTTCCTTAAAGAACCAGTTTCACTCCTTAAGGCTATCTTACAgaatttttacttaaaatatacTAAGTTATTCAAGCCTCAACTAGGATCAAACTGAGATAAGAAATTTGCTATCTATGGTCATACTTTTATTGCCAGTATGTCTTATGCTTAAGCTAGcttaattatttacttgaatCAAACAATACTTTATTATAATATTCACAATACCAACACAAAGGTAAACATTCAACTGCCAAAGTTCAGTGTATTTTGGCACACACTGAAAAGTTTACCacttattgatttttaaaagaaacgtATGGTTTTAGTCttgaaataaattgttttattccTGTCTGATTTGTATTGAATAGATCATGTTTCTGGTTTTCAGAAATACTGAAAACCAGTATTTCTGTAAAAACCCAACGAAGTTAGTTTTTACCTTAGAACAAAACACTGAATGGGGTATACATACTATTGCAAGGCACCTTAGGCACAAGGCTATCTAAACTTTATTATACAGTACTTTAATAGTTTTCTTAGGCATGTTTTGGATAAGTCCTGAGGGggtctggattttttttttacctcactgAGCAGATTTATGTTATGTAATTAACACTAATGCTTCTTTAGTAGTCATGATTTTATAATATAATCTATCaaagtagggttttttttaaaaagagaaacttttacTTGTAATTATGCACTGAAATATTGCAACAGTGGCACTTATTTGAATGAATCCTGCAGCTCGGCAAGTTCCAACTCTGCTGAATCACAGCGTACCACATCAGCATTTTCcacaaaaagcattttcttccaCCTGAATAATTTATTACCCAAGGACTTCTTCTTGTAGATCTATTACAGCATTGGAACAGGACAACTGTTTCCCAGAATCTAATTGTCAAAACAGATGCTGATTATTAAAGAAATGGATTATAGATTTAAAGAATGATGACTATTCCGTAAGGGGAAAATACTTTGTGGTGAggctttattgttgtttttcacattagAAACTTTGCATTGAGCTAAAGTGCATCTGGGCAAAAGAAATGCAGTTGACCTGGACAATACTTCTGCACAAGTTGCTGTTTAAGATGTTTccatttgaattttaaacaagATAATAGCACCCTCTTGTGCccaaaaaagggggaaaatgctgtaagcaaagaaaacatggaaaaactgaaactgtatGACAGCAGCACAATTCTTTAAGCAGTCATCTAGAGAGTTCACATACAAGTATTTAGCTACACAGCAACCTTTCCACTGGTCATGTGGGCTGTCACGTGTTCCATTCCAATATTTATTTACGTCCAAATTGCTTCTTGATAAACATTCTAAGTCAGCTTTTTTCCTTCTGGCTGAATGAGGCAATTGTTGCTAATTGCAAGTCCCTGAAACACGAGGAAAATTACAAAGAATATTTATCTTTAACTGTTTAAGCAGCGACATGGTAACTATCACTCACAGTACGACTTCCCAATGAGAAGTGGTAGGATTGGGTCAGTGTTTTGGTAGAGGTCTTCTAAATAGTAGGATATGAGGCTCTGAAAGAGAATTTGATGAAAACTTCACATAACTAGGTAACAGTACAATTAATTTCTACcgttattttacaaaaaaaagctttttccagTTCCAAGGTAGGCCAACCTTAAACTGTTTTGTTCACGTACCTGGTTCGTGTATCATGTAGTGGATCCAACTTTTGGACTGCTGCACTCCCAGCTGTCTCCACTCATCTTCAGACATCAAGTGGGATTTTGGGACATACTTAGCCATTTCCCGAGGTAGAACGACATGCCtcagcaagagaaaaaaaaagactattacttttaataaaacaactaaTTTCCTTAATGTCATGACaagtaacaaaaaattattttatacaaaTCTCTCCAGTCTGAGAACTTggatatattatattttaagacAATTTTTTCAACCCCAATAAGACTTGGGGTTGAATTAGAAAAGAAATACATATACacagacatatatatatatgtgtgtgtgtatacaatGTATACATTGAGCAGAATGTGCATTTATATATATGCACATTCTCCTCCATGTCTATTTGGCAAAGTTGCACATTCTTTCCAGTCAACACAACccctggaaaatatttaaactccaGACTTTTCTGGAATTTTCCAGACTACAAACCAGCTGTATCAAGATGAAATAGTCATTACTGCTACCTCAGAAACATAAATACGTAGGTATCTTTAGGACTGTCCTGTAAAGACTACAGAGAAACTTGTGCCCATATATCCAGAATAGATAAGACCTGAAAAAACTCTGCAGCTTTTCCACAGGTCTCCAATGAGTACGACTAAAAGATTAATGAGATGCAGCTGTGCACGACGATGATTTCAGGAACCCCAAGGACTCCTGAAATCTAATTTTCATTGTATGAAAATTATATAAGGTGTACATTAAGTCAAGTTGTAAACGCCCCAAAACACACAATTGCCCCATTAATGTGGCACACCGGTCACCGTTTTAGAAGCGGTACAggtgagttaaaaaaaaaatagacattttgaACAGTTAAACGTGTTTCTTAATAGAATATCACttggttgttttctttactGACAGTAAACAGGCTGAGAGAGATGGCTGCTCACCTGTATTCGTACTGGTCGTCACTGTACCTGTTCGAGTAATAAATCTGGCTTCGAGACATATTTCCAGTGAGgataaacaagaaaagtttgtaATCAAACGCTCGTTACAGAACAACACTTCAGTTGAGGTTTTGGTCTCTCGCGTAAATTGCATCGACGCGGTGTTTGGACGGTGCATGTCACGTGACCAAGAACTTTGTTTCCATCAATCAACCGGGCGCAGGTGAGGGTGTTTTTACAAATGTGGAATTTTATGCTGATAATGACAGTTGGGGGGGTTGTATTATAATATCAAATACTGTTTGGTGTGCTTAGTCTTAAATACGagttttttcctttgctgtttaacattttatcttcACTGTGTTGCAATATATCGCAGACATTTTGGCTTCACaagcagagacaaaaacagcttttctgCGGCGCTGGTGTAAGAGGATGGATTTTGTCCTGTAGTGAGACTCTTATGTTTAAAGCGGATACAGTAACTTGCAAATACTACTGAGTCTGATACCCATATTCTGGTGCCATCATTGACAGTTAGGCTGCTACCTAATGGGTAGCTAGTTATCCATTAGGTAGCTTAGTCCACCTGTGTGTTAATTTCATCCCAGTATAAATCCGGAACCACACCAGAGAGGTCAAAAATACAGTAGAAGAAAAGAAGACACCATCTACTGATacaagatgatgatgatgatggcagcatcatgctgtggtaaTGTTATCTTTTAGCAGGGACAGGCAAACTGGTCAGAGCAGAGGGAAAAATTAATGGTGATTCTTATAGTTAAGTCCTAgtagaaaacatctaaaacacatCTGGAGGAATGAGTGTTGTGAGCACAAGTCTAGCaccacatgttgatgtgccaTTGGGCAATTAAACCACTTGGCTGTGACTCTGTGAAAATAATGCATGAATATATAAGTGCAGTGAGTTTGGCTGGGTGAAAGAGATGCGTTGTGTAAGTGTGCTTTGAGTATCGTGACTAGACATATAAGCTGTTGTCAATGAAACTTCAGCAGTTTTAACGTATTTGTTTAACATATTACATTACATGCGACAAAAATGACCCAATCAAAGTCCACACTAAATCGTGACGAGACTTGAACATTTATGCTCACAGACACTCCATAGTGAGTCCTGCGCAACTTAAAGAATTTTCAGTACAATACACCCAACAGCATGTCGtgtatgtgatttattttctttttcttttttatttatttatttttgcactaaaaTTGTGACCGttctttttagtttattcagAAAAGTTCTGATAGCATTAATATAGACCTAAAGATAGATTGAGCAAAGTGTTGTCTGCAGATGAAGACAATATTGGGTCAAGCACTAAATGCATCTGAAAATCCTTAAAACCCATGCTGGTTT contains:
- the LOC116724918 gene encoding cyclin-dependent kinases regulatory subunit 2, with protein sequence MSRSQIYYSNRYSDDQYEYRHVVLPREMAKYVPKSHLMSEDEWRQLGVQQSKSWIHYMIHEPGTCN